The Rhododendron vialii isolate Sample 1 chromosome 3a, ASM3025357v1 nucleotide sequence TCCAGTACTATATCTACAACTATGTAATCGCAGGCACTAAACATTAAAGAAGAAAACTACCTTCTTGCGATTTTTCTCATCAGAAAATGTGATTGAAACGTTACAAGCAGGCTTGAAAGCTCCAACGAGAAAAttctggagaaaaaaaaaaaatcctcatcattttttaaataaacttCACATAACAATAAACCCGCactcaaaaaaatacacaaataatTCTAAACCATCACAAGAtagtagagaaaaaaaataaaaactttaccaTGTTGTTCACGGTCGAATACCAAATCCAGAACTTTGATCACAACACCTGACAAAGTCAAATGCCagaaatttcaagttcaaacgTAGACAGAGAGCTAGAGATGCGAAATTGTCAAAGGTTCCAGCTGATTTCGTGCAAACCCTAATATTTGGTTTCGTGCTTGTGAATTTACTATTCAAACACCACCCAACGTGTGCGTATATTCAACGAATACCCATATACTGGGAAAATGCATACAGAGAGAGGTTCTTaccaaattgagagagagagagagagagagagagagagagagagtgatcggAGTTGTTTGACGGGGAAGGATCGAAAGGAGGGAGTCAAAGATCAAGCAATGCAACCTTTCAGAATTCGGATCGAATTGTAAAAACCCAATTCCATGCCCCGGCGGGTTTCGATATAGCCCGATGGTTTggcccattaaaaaaaaaatacaaggccCGTTACCTTGGGGGTTGGATCAAGCCCAAAGAcaaaggggaaaatgacggtccaggacgtgttttgataattaatacccgctaaagacaaactaaaaacattttttagtGTTAAAAATTTCATTggagagtattaattatcaaaacacgtcattggccgtcattttcccaagaaaAAGCTTGCAACTTCCATAAAGAGTGCAATTTCAGAACAATTAAGTCTACATTGGCGGTGCTCAAGAAAATCATTCAAACCGCAAAATTGGTCCGATCCAGACCAAATCGACCTATTTGGTCCGATTCTGCGGTTAAttggtcaggttatggttccaaaaaaaataagaaccgttaattttgatTCGGTTACTAATTCTTAATTAAAGAACCGTGGTTTGAACCGGATCGGACTGTTTacaactaatatatatatatatatatatatatagtaagttgttgaaaaacttttgattttttcttgcaaaaattgtattatttttaacactccgttttgcgaaCCGGACAAAGAAATTGGGACGGGAGGAGTATTAATTAGGTTTTGGTTCTCAATTTTCTAgaaaccgtttgaaatggtccaGTTACTAGTTTTctagaaaaccaaaccaatccggaccgtgtgCACCCCTAGTCTACATACATaagtgtggggcccactccatAATTTAACGTGTGGAGCCGACACCTATGTGGTTGGGAAGTGATCAATAGGAGTGTATCTAACATTGCTCATTTCAAAACCATTTTAGATGGTCTTACGAAAGTGATTCGCGCATTACTTTTGCACATATGCGTTCTATGTCTCATATATTGTTGTGATTTTCTTATAATCGGATGTCCAAGCTaatttacgcgcacctcgactaatttcgagGCCTTGAAGTTAACGATCGGACAAATCATTCAATGAccccaaagtttgaaatattttgctTCTGTCGGTTTGAACATACGATCTCATGTAGGTCAAACACTTGTTGCTTTATTGTtgtgatttttttatgtttttctgtttctttgcTCCTTCAGTATATTGGGAACATCACATGGggagaagtttttgttttgaacCATGACCTTGTGGTTCGAGTAAAAAGTTAAAGGCAATTGCCAACGAAGCAATGTCACGTGAAACTGTGAAAGTAGAAGATTCTAAGGGTTCTGACCTTTTTCAGAGAGGaaacaaaaatttgaagagtAAATTCTCTCACTGGGTGGAAACCCCACGATTCCTGTCACTCATTGTGGGTCATACCTTGTTCATtataataatttgataatttattttgtaggtcttacaaaatataatttatacaaaaaattagctttatcGGATAACGAtagaaatatcaaaaaatttagtagtttagaAAATAGATGATCATATTTAACTTCCATTTTataagccaaaatttgatgttCTATATACCTATCAATGTCCAACCAAGCTAATGTTTTGTATGTACGTACAGGGACGGAGCCAGAAATTTCACCACGCAGGGGCGGCCGTGcatgcgagaaaaaaaaaaacgcatgCATAATCACGCAAATactttaaaactcaaaataacataaatacataaattgGTTTAACTAATGAGATCAATCTTGATGTATGtgtattgtttttctttattgtttatcttcttttttttcatttatcatAACTGGACGAATTCGGTACATGGGctttcatgttacttgattttatCAGTCAAAAAACTAAGAATTAGGAGAAGTCTAGAACAACAATTGGAGAAAGACATACctacaacttaaatttcaccaaaattacttatgggttgtttggattggtgtttgaatttttttttttaaaatagtagaggtaataagtggagagagatagagagagaaatgttgaaagtagaggGAATCTAggaagaattttttgaaaaattctttttgaaaagggaagtGAAAAAGTGTTtccaaaatctcttctcctctgtctctattttctcgaaattgcatttgaagtcttaacaattGGGAATGTTTGTGccaagagaatgagagagaggggatttgGCGATTTGGTGTGTCATTGagattttaaaacaaaaataaacaaaactgTAAAACACTAAGCCCATCTAACGAAAGATGGAAGTTTATTACTtaaatattcacaatattaaccctatagttttatttttttttatattttaacccttagcctttagtaattaatgttggtattCTCATAGTTCAAAGGtttcaattatatattttttttcaaaattctacacagGGGCGAgcctatatatttttatatgaatttttttttacatataatattAGTATTTCCTTGTCTTCTTGCAGGGGTGACCGTCCCTACTGGCCCATTCCTGGCTCCATCTCTGTGTACGTACTTCTTTGCAGACTCTACaagataaacggttcagattactgcAATAAACGTACGGTAGAGTCCACAAATGATGGTAGGAAAAATCGATTTTTCCCTCCGAGGCGGACAGAATTTAAACTCGAAATTGAACGTGGGAATAAGCAATGACTATCTTTGTGCCAACAGCTACAACGGCTTCCACCGTACAAAGAATGCAAGTAGTATTttcaaagcttttttttttttttaaaatacaatgTGACTCGAGCCAGTTTGCACGCACCTCAGATTAATCCCCACAACTTCTTTCAAGAATTGTTGGTAAGAAGAATCGAAGTATTTTCAAAGTTACTCGAGTCAATTCTTTAAACTtgtttgtatatttttaaacttttactaactgttgaagtttgtttttaatccgcTACTACTAATTGAAACACTATTTTTTACATGCTCAACTTTTTATTCGCAAAGGATGAAACCATCCCAGTTTTCTACAGAGTTTGCACAATTGTCACTCTGCATATTTTAATGAACTCGGTGGTAAGGCTGAAAATGATGATTTGTTTCTGTAGAAAAATTGGGAATTGGGGATGATATTTTTGCAGTGGTGTGCACGACACCATCTTGCATACTTCCGAGtcatcggatcgtgcatccgacggctcgaatctcatTTCAGCAATAAAAGGCTTTCGATCGTTGATTGTAGAGATGAGATACGAGCcgttggatgcacgatccgacggctcagagaTGCGCAACACAAATCTCATTGCACAACACCAACTCGAAGTCCAAAAATTGGGGCGATTAGAAATAGTAGCAGCTAAGTTAATAATGCATTAACAAACCACCCCATGCATGGCACAAGTATTTCTTAAATGTTCCATTACTTGATTGCTTTCCAAAATCACTGATGTTTTCCTCTTTGAAAATGAAGGGTGAATTGGAAAGTCTCACATTGAAAAGTACAAGTCATCAGCTCTCGAGTTTTGTCTTTTAAGGCAACGGTTCAATCACGTCGCTTTGAGATTACGTACAACACGTAGTCAATTGCAtatagaataataaaaaaaccacGGTAATACGAGTACTAATAATATCCCAACAACCATCTACCTAagttatcatttttttcttatCGATGTGCCATCTCAACAACAATTAAGTCCTTAATTAGTAATTACTAACGAATTCTTCGATAAACTTACGTACGAGCAATTATGGTTTATGTGTTGCATTACACAGAATACAACAAGTAGTATTAATGAAAACACGATACGTATGATTATTTTTGGACAATAAGACATTGTATTACTTACGAATAAagagtaaaaagaagaaaacaaaatgaccTGCACGGAATTTTAGAAATAGAAACGGcctaaaaatgaattttggtaGCCTCTAAACAAATTTAAGGAGTCCTAAGTTCCGGAGCTCCAAGTgtaaaccgctaaaacccgacCCACTTGCCCGCAATCATTTGACTTCAATTTCGTGCCGCgaattttctctctcactcaaatCCAAATCCTCCGAATTCTTCCTACCGCTCCTCATCCTCAACAGCCCGTACAACTTCCGAAACTCCTTCATCGTATGGGACCCGTCCCGGGTAAAGAACGACCCGCACTCGCCGGGCTCTCCGTAGCTCCGACCCGACGAGCTCTCGGTCAGTCTCGGCCCGAGGTTACCCGACCCCCTACGGTCCACACTATTGCTCTGCAAGGCAGTGATAACCGTTTTTATCGCCCGGCTCGGCGAGGTCCGGTTCGAGATCATGATCTCCCCGATCTCGGCCGGGCTCAAACTCGCCCCGGTTTGGAAAACCTCTTCCACCTGCGGGAAGAGCTTGTGCTCTTTCAGACCCAAATGGCTACTGGCCAGGGTCTTGAAAGCGGAGAAATCACACAGGGGGAAGTACACGTGTACGTCGATCCTCCCGGGCCTGAGGACCGTCGGATCGATCTGATCCTTGCCGTTCATCGTGAAGACCATGACGCGCTCTTCCCCGCAGCAGGAGAATATTCCGTCCATGAAGTTGAGTATCCCGGACAAGCTCACGGCCGTCGGTTTCGCGGCCAGGTAACGGTCGAGATCCTCGATCACGATCAACGACTTGTTCGTCGTGTGCAGCAGCAGCATCTTTAAATCGGAGTCGTCCGATACGTTCGATAGGTCGACGTCGTACACGTCGTAGCAGAGGAACTTGGCCATTCCGGCGACGAAGCTCGATTTTCCTGTGCCGGAAGGTCCGTACAGTAGATAACTCCGCTTCCAGACGCGGCCCAGGCGGTGGTAGTACTGCCTCGACTTGAGAAAGGACTCCATGTCCGACTTGATCTTGTTCTTCACATCGGAATCCATCGCGACCGTTTCGATCGTGGACGGATGGGTGAACGGGACAGATCTCCACCGTCCGTTCCTCTCCGGTCGCTCCTCCGCGTTCAAGAAAAGCTTCACCTCCTTTTTCCTCTGGTCAATATCCTCGAAGGTCGCGTGAATGTGCTGCAAGTAAGGGCGGAGGATCCGACGCTTGTCCTTCCTCCTGATCCTTAGAAGCAACGCCCGCGATCCGTCCCGATCGGACCTCTCGTTCGTCCAGTGCACCCTGGCGCCCAGGAACGCGTCGATCAGCGTCTGGTTGTCGTCGAGTACCGGGACGATGTCGTTCGGCTTCGGACCGGCGAAGAGGTTGGCCCCGTCGGAGTCCTCGACGGCCGGGAGCGAGTTGAGGTAGGTGGAGACTTTCCTGTATAGGTGGTTCTCCTGCATGTGCTCGTTGAATTGCGGGATTCTGTAGGTCTGGTGGACGTGGCATTTGTCGGCGATCAATCTGCACCAGTTTCTGACGATTTGGAGGACGGACGTTTTGTACAGGAACCGGAAAAGCAAGTAGGAAGCCGTGATTGCGGCTAGGAGTAGAATTGGGTTCGGTGGAAGCATGATTGGGAAGGTCCCGCGTGGTATGAtggagagagcgagagagagggaatCAATGATGATCAAGGGAGATTGATGGGGGAGGAAATCATGGGGGTAGGCAGAGATTGCTTTTGCTGTTGGAATTCTATCAGGACTAGGAGTATATCAATAGAAGGTATTAGTCCAATGGGGGAAGAGGGTGGGTGTTGGGGGGATATGATTTTATTGGGTGTTTATATTGGGAGCCTTTTAAAATGAGGGGTAGTGGGTTTCTGTTGAAACTTTGAAGATGGGATGGCTGGCTGGCTGTTGTTTGTGTAGCTAATAAAGCCTGGCATGGAAAGTTTAACAGGTCAAGGCCACACTTTACACACTGTGACTGTGTCAACAAAGAAAGGGTGAAAACACGCAAGCGCTCACacacatggagagagagagtgtatgtgtgtggagagagagtgtgtgtgtggtaTGAAGACAGCTCCTCGGTAGCTTGGCCGAGAACTGCACAGGGCGGTTTGGCTGATTTCCATTCCTTGTCGGACCTAATTCAACAATCGGTTTCGTTGCTATTGTAGATCTCATCGGGAACACTTGGTTGTTAATTGGGTATCAATCCTTATGCGAACGGAATACAAAAATAGAAATGGTTTTGCATACAAATGATGTAATAGTAAACCTTGGCTATGcatttcgatgagatctttcatgTTAATGAAACCGATTGTTGAATAATGTTTGGCGAGTGGCCGAAAATCGTGAAACTCCATCCCGTGCAGTGAATTGTCAGAGCAACCGTGTTTCTGTTAAGTAACCTTGAAAACCTTGTTGAACtacattttgaaaacaattactAATAGAAAGACTAAACGAGCAATTTCTTAACTTTTAAGATACTCTTTATGAATTTCCATTTTACCTTTCTCTTGAAGTCCATAATTAGAAGATTTGGATCGCCGCATTAAAATTACTGGGAGAGATTTTTTGATTGTCGACGTCTCCAGTTATGAACTTGAGTAGAAAGTTTTTAgcgtttttatttttcaaattgagAGGAGAGATCATTTACGTCACGTATAAATTACGAAATACAAACCGCTAGACACTATATCAATTGTGAAAGCCACGAGATAACTAAGTCCAACAATTTAATCAAtataagagagaaagaaagagctCCGTTAAGGGAAGAACAACTACGCGCGCATAGGTGAAGATATTTGAAATCTTGAACTCataatgagatgcaagagtcctgacCAACAAAACTAACTCCCGTTGGTTACAAAGTTTGTTTCATTCTAAGCAAGGCTATTTTGTGGTACCCCATGAGTAATTGCCGTGGCCGTGAATGTGCGACCGATGACTAGTCTTTGGAATATTATGTTAGAAAACATTAATAATCACTCCAAGCCCCGATATGTGTCTAGTTTTCAATATTAAATGGTTGAACGATTGATATGGACGTACGCGAAGAACAAGCAATTTCCTTTAGTTGGGACTTTGGATTTATTGGACAACGGTAGGAGATGAgattaagtctttttttttaactcgtGTCCATACTAGTTTATGCGCATTTCGATTTATCTCGAAGGTCATTATCCACCAATTTAGGCCTAATTAAAGCCAAAGTAAATGCCACGTATGAGGTTTCGAACTTGAAACCGGCGTGCACTTGGCCACCGTTTTCAAGgacttactccctccgtccggatttaatagccTTCTTTGAGAGTTCATTTCagttttcaattgattatatcttgtaatttataatattttatgtaattttgaaaatattgtcttatagaactaattgagatatatcaaacaaaattcatattggatataaaattcattaccaatttaaaaatatgactcattttttatccgTTTAGAATTAAACGagtgactattaaatccggacaggAAGAGTATTAGAGAAGCTTGAATAGTTGATTTTGTAGACTATAATAAAGATGTCATGGTTCCGTTTACAATCACGCAAAAGTTAGATTAACAGATTTTGATGATTTACTTGAAATTCTTAATATGAGCTGGAAAGATTTGTTGTGTTGTCTATTATTAAGAGTTAAATAAAAGACGAAGCTGTTAATATTCAATTGATCATGTCTAGATTGCCATCAATAATTCTCTTTAGAAATATTTTCTATAGTACGGAGTACTTGTTTGtccataaaaaattatacagCTTTAAATATGTAACAAAGTTATACTATACATTAGAGAATTACGTCTCGGCCTGAGCACCTATCAACCAgctattctctctcttccacttAAAGACCTTGAAGGCTTTAAgaatctcttcttcttttttgacatggaagaatctcatttttttgagaccaaTAAATTAGAAGATTATTATCAAATATaatttattaattgttttaagcATATAAATTAAATATGTTAGGCTAACAATAGTCAATAGCCTTCATAATACGAAGTATTTACAGTACTTCCGAAAAAGTAAATATAAGTGTTAACAGTAATTACGAAGGCTATTGTTTTTAGGGGTGTACACGATTCGGATTGGTCTGGTTCTTTAGAAAATTAGTAATCGGATCATTTTCAACGGTTCTAGGAAATtgggaaccagaacctaacTGATATATGTGTGGAACCTAACTAGAAGTAAACCGTAAAACCGGTTCGGTTTTGATTCAGTTCAGGTTCTATCCAATTAGCAttcaaacacttattcacaaaatataaactcataaaatttaaaatttaaagcatcaaataactcataaaataataatagacATTTTATTAAGAATCAAAACCCAATATGGTTCACGAAGTACTTGACACTCGACAGAAAAACATTGACGAAAACCACCAATAAAGTAGCCAAAAACCACTTATGGAATAATTAAATTCAGTGACAGAAAAACATTAATGACCCATTATATTTAGGACTAAAATTAAACATATATCATAAACTATAAAATATTGCAGCACGTCTTGAAGTAAAGAACATCAGCTCCATGTCCAAAACATCACTTAAATCAGCAGCACTAACTTCTTCCATGTTCAAAATGTAGACCAATCTctacacatatatttatttttatataattatatatattagttctAAACGGTCCGGTCCGGTTCTAACTACGGTTATTTAATTGAGAACCAATAACCGAACAAAAATTaatgattcttatttttttggaaccataacttGACCACAGAACCGTAGAACCAGATCAAATAAGACGGTTTGGTCCGGATCGGATCGATTTTACTGTTTAGACGATTTTCTTGAACATCCCTAATTGTTTTGCGATTTTTAGCAACAAATATTTGCTTTTGCGGAAGTAAAATTGCAAACTTTGGGGACTATAAATAGTGATGTTGGTGGATTGGGAAATCCTGAAGTGTAAGGTCCTGTAGGGTGCACACCGgccatcgatcttgacaatAAATGATtaagatatgatttttaattataatcgataaaaatcatttattaccgatcataattaatttttaatgtaAATCGATAATTGATAAGATCGACGATTATGTGTTGCCTTACACGTATACTACACGGGGTGCAGCACCCCCGAATCCGATGTTGGTTACATCACATTTTTGGAGCCACTAGGTCGTCTTATTTGAAATTGTGGGCCTCATACCACCAATGCTGAATTTGTCAAACCGTTGAAAACTTGCACATACCTACAATACCAGGTCAAGTTATTCCCCACTTACAGTTACACTCATTCAGCCCATACacattatcttctttttttccgaTGGTCAGAAGTGTTTAGACCGGCTTACGCGTAAATCGATTAATTTCTTCTATAGTTCGGTCAAAGGCAGAGTCATTCACACCGGAACtgaaaaattcacaagaaactatttttttacaGATTGAtctcaaaaatcaaactctGATCAACTGTGTTAGAAACAAACCCAACTTATACATGCATTATCGGATGGAGGAGATAGATAGATGCGCACTAGGAAGAAAAATGTGGCTACGAAACTTTATAATAAAGGATACTTTTTGAC carries:
- the LOC131319846 gene encoding AAA-ATPase At2g46620-like, whose translation is MLPPNPILLLAAITASYLLFRFLYKTSVLQIVRNWCRLIADKCHVHQTYRIPQFNEHMQENHLYRKVSTYLNSLPAVEDSDGANLFAGPKPNDIVPVLDDNQTLIDAFLGARVHWTNERSDRDGSRALLLRIRRKDKRRILRPYLQHIHATFEDIDQRKKEVKLFLNAEERPERNGRWRSVPFTHPSTIETVAMDSDVKNKIKSDMESFLKSRQYYHRLGRVWKRSYLLYGPSGTGKSSFVAGMAKFLCYDVYDVDLSNVSDDSDLKMLLLHTTNKSLIVIEDLDRYLAAKPTAVSLSGILNFMDGIFSCCGEERVMVFTMNGKDQIDPTVLRPGRIDVHVYFPLCDFSAFKTLASSHLGLKEHKLFPQVEEVFQTGASLSPAEIGEIMISNRTSPSRAIKTVITALQSNSVDRRGSGNLGPRLTESSSGRSYGEPGECGSFFTRDGSHTMKEFRKLYGLLRMRSGRKNSEDLDLSERENSRHEIEVK